The Microcoleus sp. AS-A8 genome contains a region encoding:
- a CDS encoding NB-ARC domain-containing protein gives METLKASAPGLAKIKQARKEKGWSVDSLKWLEEASIILGSHWQESGYFAEGISEGTWKRFLAGKNPIKAEAFKAYTQVLGLKWEELIDREAEAKADSGSVQDWGEAPAASVFYGRSEELATLTQWIVNDRCRLVTLLGMGGIGKTALAVKWVELIQGQFPYFIWRSLRYAPPVEDILAQLIQFFGDRNPPLPKQGEGQIPDGFSARLSLLIDCLRKHRCLLVLDNFEAVLWDGESHPETLRHRTGTYLAGYEGYGEFLKRVGESQHQSAIIVISREKPREITTLEGKSSPIRSLQLKGLPELEAREILKAKDLAGEEGWDSLIKLYGGNPLALNIVSTTIQDLFNNNVSEFLRQNTLVITGFADILEQPFKRSSDLEKQIIYWMAIHRHPVLLSQLQTDILFPVKKSDLMEVLQSLGWRCLIDKAAPTLIEPSTEQSEVFFSLPPVVMKYVNNHFVEQVCEQLCEGEIELLRSHALVNPQGDNIQEFIFKPILISVKEQLISAFRSQQRLREHMEHLLSILEGKPILEVGYAKDNLLKLLAELEPHKE, from the coding sequence ATGGAAACCCTCAAAGCGTCTGCACCTGGATTAGCCAAAATCAAGCAAGCCCGAAAAGAAAAAGGCTGGAGTGTGGATAGCCTGAAATGGCTTGAGGAAGCCAGTATCATTTTGGGAAGTCATTGGCAAGAAAGTGGCTATTTTGCTGAGGGGATTTCCGAAGGAACTTGGAAGCGATTTTTAGCAGGAAAAAACCCCATCAAGGCGGAGGCTTTCAAGGCTTATACCCAGGTGCTTGGGCTTAAATGGGAAGAACTGATTGATCGAGAAGCCGAGGCTAAGGCGGATAGCGGTTCAGTTCAAGACTGGGGAGAAGCACCGGCAGCGAGTGTTTTTTATGGGCGCAGCGAAGAACTGGCGACGCTAACACAGTGGATTGTAAACGACAGATGTCGCCTAGTGACTCTCTTGGGGATGGGAGGAATTGGCAAAACAGCTTTAGCTGTCAAATGGGTGGAGTTGATTCAAGGGCAATTTCCGTATTTTATCTGGCGAAGTCTGCGTTATGCCCCACCTGTTGAAGATATTTTGGCACAGTTAATCCAATTTTTTGGCGATCGCAATCCCCCCTTACCCAAGCAGGGCGAAGGACAGATACCCGATGGTTTCAGTGCTAGATTATCCCTACTGATTGACTGTTTACGAAAGCACCGTTGTTTACTGGTACTTGATAATTTTGAAGCCGTGTTATGGGATGGCGAGTCTCATCCTGAAACGCTTCGACACCGAACTGGAACTTATTTGGCCGGTTATGAGGGGTATGGGGAATTCCTCAAGCGGGTAGGAGAATCGCAACATCAAAGCGCAATTATAGTAATCAGTCGAGAGAAACCCAGAGAAATCACTACTCTTGAAGGTAAATCCTCGCCTATTCGTTCTTTACAGCTAAAAGGTTTGCCGGAGTTAGAAGCACGGGAAATCTTAAAAGCTAAAGATTTAGCTGGAGAGGAAGGGTGGGATAGCTTGATTAAACTTTATGGAGGCAATCCCTTAGCCTTAAATATTGTTTCAACCACTATTCAAGACTTATTCAATAATAATGTTTCTGAATTTTTGCGACAAAACACCTTAGTCATTACTGGTTTTGCTGACATATTAGAACAGCCCTTTAAGCGTTCATCAGATTTAGAAAAGCAAATTATTTACTGGATGGCGATTCACCGTCATCCTGTCTTATTATCCCAATTACAGACTGATATTTTATTTCCTGTCAAAAAATCTGACTTAATGGAAGTGCTGCAATCTTTGGGATGGCGATGTCTCATCGACAAGGCAGCGCCTACACTCATTGAGCCAAGTACAGAACAGAGTGAAGTTTTTTTCAGCCTTCCTCCTGTCGTCATGAAGTATGTCAATAACCATTTTGTTGAGCAAGTTTGTGAGCAACTTTGTGAGGGAGAGATTGAACTGCTTAGAAGTCATGCCCTGGTTAACCCCCAAGGGGACAATATTCAAGAGTTTATATTTAAACCTATCTTAATATCGGTGAAAGAACAGCTAATATCAGCCTTTAGAAGTCAACAACGTCTTAGAGAACATATGGAGCATCTTTTATCTATACTAGAAGGTAAGCCTATCCTAGAGGTGGGATATGCCAAAGATAACCTCCTTAAATTACTGGCGGAACTAGAGCCACATAAAGAATGA
- a CDS encoding TPM domain-containing protein — protein sequence MTARRFQLKRWPKASPFVLAFVLFPGVGLALEVKDVPNPRQINGTWVTDMAGMLDEPTEAQLNSLISQLERKNGTELAVVTVPETTPSASPRKFTTKLFNYWKIGKKGRDNGALLLISKSDRRVAIETGYGMEAILPDAKVANIINTQITPRFKQGDFDGGTLAGTKALVVAMEKPQATISTSQTFLPTQSSTVSQEVTQDDDFPWVPLVGGGVLLGGGLVLAIAKRRSQQRFAATHDAKRRQRRGVVKPSGYTSQVSSSHCYSQPHNHVHSGSTHVDVDVDFDVDIDVDVDSDDGDNSDRTDWSNQLDSCESSNDDSDSSWNSDSHDSSWSSDSSDSCSSWNSDSHDSSWSSDSSSSGSSYDSSSSSSDYGGGSSGGGGADGSW from the coding sequence ATGACAGCTAGAAGATTTCAACTCAAACGATGGCCCAAAGCTAGCCCATTTGTTCTGGCATTTGTGTTATTTCCCGGTGTGGGACTAGCTCTTGAGGTGAAGGATGTACCCAATCCCCGACAGATTAATGGTACTTGGGTGACGGACATGGCAGGGATGCTGGATGAGCCGACAGAAGCTCAACTCAATTCCCTGATTTCTCAATTAGAGCGTAAAAATGGCACAGAACTCGCTGTGGTGACTGTCCCAGAAACAACCCCATCGGCCTCACCTAGAAAGTTTACAACAAAGCTATTTAATTACTGGAAAATTGGCAAAAAAGGGAGAGACAATGGGGCGCTGTTGTTGATTTCCAAAAGCGATCGCCGCGTGGCAATCGAAACCGGTTACGGCATGGAAGCAATTTTGCCGGATGCCAAAGTCGCCAATATTATCAATACCCAAATCACACCGCGATTTAAACAAGGCGACTTTGATGGTGGCACCCTAGCGGGGACAAAAGCGCTGGTTGTCGCTATGGAAAAGCCTCAAGCCACAATCAGTACCTCACAGACATTCTTGCCGACTCAATCCTCCACTGTCTCACAGGAGGTGACTCAGGACGATGATTTTCCTTGGGTGCCGCTAGTTGGGGGAGGAGTGTTACTTGGGGGTGGGTTGGTGTTAGCTATAGCGAAGCGCAGATCGCAGCAGCGCTTCGCAGCAACCCATGATGCGAAGCGTCGTCAGCGTCGGGGGGTTGTAAAACCATCCGGGTATACCTCTCAAGTTAGTAGTAGCCATTGTTATTCTCAACCGCATAACCATGTCCACAGTGGTAGTACACATGTGGATGTGGATGTCGATTTTGATGTTGATATTGATGTTGATGTCGATAGCGATGATGGTGACAATAGCGATCGCACTGACTGGAGTAACCAGTTAGATAGCTGTGAGAGTAGTAACGATGACAGCGATAGTAGCTGGAATTCCGATAGCCATGATAGTAGCTGGAGTTCAGACAGCAGTGACAGTTGCAGTAGCTGGAATTCCGATAGCCATGATAGTAGCTGGAGTTCAGACAGCAGTAGCAGTGGTAGTAGCTATGACAGCAGTAGTAGTAGTAGTGACTATGGTGGTGGGAGCAGTGGTGGCGGCGGTGCCGATGGCAGTTGGTAA
- a CDS encoding TIGR04222 domain-containing membrane protein, whose translation MNVQQAELYQRIQAFSLDNPDSDLSFSKRLARDNGWSAKYTQRVIDEYKKFAFLAVVAGHPVTPSDQVDQAWHLHLIYTHSYWGDFCPNVLQTPLHHGPTRGGRKEHHKFNDWYTKTLESYERFFRQAPPADIWPSPQLRFDRDLHFRRVNTQQNWVLPKPQIELSQLYRERSHIAVVLFVLTLTVTGCMPLGLAAIGNPLDFNGFQFLSFYLLVASAAIVLAYILRWHLRQPAHNLPDVSSSLDAYEIAYLSGGNNRAVDAAIVSLVQRGHLQPLTNILELGDALPSNSHPLESAIAQEVKYRGKPSEIRESVISATSLIGERLQNLGLLVNANQAKVVQFIPALPIFAVLLLGIAKIGVGISRHKPVGFLVILCIITAIVGLFMLREPHRSRYGDRTLIRLQVKHQNLQKPSESELDQIELAFALFGSVVLANSSLASLKPLLIPPPSPDSSSGGDSGGDSGCGGGGCGGCGGCGG comes from the coding sequence ATGAACGTGCAGCAAGCGGAACTTTACCAGCGTATTCAAGCATTTTCCCTAGATAACCCTGATTCTGACCTTTCCTTCAGCAAGCGACTGGCTAGAGATAATGGTTGGAGTGCCAAGTACACCCAGCGTGTCATCGACGAATATAAGAAGTTTGCGTTTTTAGCTGTGGTTGCAGGACATCCAGTAACGCCGTCTGATCAGGTCGATCAAGCTTGGCATTTGCACCTGATCTACACCCACTCTTATTGGGGCGACTTTTGCCCGAATGTCTTGCAAACACCACTCCATCATGGCCCTACTCGCGGGGGTCGTAAGGAACATCACAAATTCAATGATTGGTATACTAAAACGCTGGAAAGTTACGAACGTTTCTTTAGGCAAGCGCCACCCGCAGATATCTGGCCCTCTCCCCAGCTTCGTTTCGATCGCGACCTTCATTTCAGGCGGGTGAATACTCAGCAAAACTGGGTCTTGCCTAAACCCCAAATAGAATTATCTCAACTTTATCGAGAGCGATCGCATATCGCAGTCGTGTTGTTCGTATTGACCCTAACTGTGACGGGTTGTATGCCGTTAGGATTGGCGGCGATCGGCAATCCGCTTGATTTCAACGGTTTTCAATTTCTCTCGTTTTACCTGTTGGTAGCAAGTGCTGCTATTGTTTTGGCCTACATCCTGCGCTGGCATCTACGGCAACCTGCTCATAATTTGCCTGATGTATCTAGCTCGTTAGATGCCTATGAGATAGCCTATTTGTCTGGTGGTAACAATCGCGCTGTAGATGCGGCTATTGTTAGTCTCGTGCAACGAGGGCATTTGCAACCACTCACGAACATTTTGGAATTGGGTGATGCATTGCCAAGCAACAGCCATCCCTTAGAATCTGCGATCGCGCAAGAGGTGAAGTACAGGGGCAAACCCTCCGAAATTCGGGAAAGTGTTATATCTGCTACTAGCTTAATCGGAGAGCGGCTGCAAAACCTGGGTCTATTAGTGAACGCCAACCAAGCCAAGGTTGTTCAGTTCATACCTGCACTGCCGATCTTCGCTGTATTGCTACTAGGGATTGCCAAGATTGGGGTGGGAATCTCTCGACACAAGCCTGTTGGTTTCCTGGTTATTTTGTGCATCATCACAGCAATAGTAGGACTCTTTATGCTAAGGGAACCCCACCGTAGTCGTTATGGCGATCGCACGTTGATTAGACTGCAAGTCAAACATCAGAATCTCCAAAAACCAAGCGAGTCTGAATTAGATCAAATCGAGTTAGCATTTGCCTTATTTGGTAGCGTCGTTTTAGCAAACAGTTCATTGGCTAGCTTAAAGCCCTTGTTAATACCACCTCCGAGTCCAGATAGCAGTAGCGGCGGTGATAGTGGCGGTGATAGTGGCTGCGGTGGTGGAGGTTGCGGTGGCTGTGGCGGCTGTGGTGGCTAA
- a CDS encoding prohibitin family protein, which produces MSSLVKPLLGNRVKLTLQILQTMTLVNPSTKSIYIALGGITLTLFVGITLLKSSFVTVNPGERGVVIRLGKIQDGILDEGTHPVLPFITSVKKLNVRLQKTDIEASAGTKDLQSVNTNLALNWYIEPSKVNKVYQEIGDEQEVVARIITPALNEVLKAATPKRTAEEILIKRADLKQEIDQEIKKRLAVYGIHVSEVALVNVAFSPEFAKAIEAKQIAEQQAKQAEYDALKASKEAQAEINRAKGQAEAQRLMRQTLTPELLQKQAIEKWNGQFPQVMSGNGTMPFINVSPQNLSSQQGSQ; this is translated from the coding sequence GTGAGTAGTTTGGTCAAACCCTTGCTGGGCAATCGCGTAAAACTTACCCTACAAATTTTACAGACTATGACCCTTGTTAATCCCTCGACCAAAAGTATCTACATTGCACTCGGTGGCATTACTTTAACCCTATTTGTAGGCATAACTCTACTCAAATCTTCTTTTGTAACTGTGAATCCAGGCGAACGCGGTGTGGTCATAAGACTTGGTAAAATCCAAGATGGTATTTTAGATGAGGGTACACATCCAGTTTTACCCTTTATCACCTCTGTCAAAAAGCTCAACGTTCGCCTTCAAAAAACTGATATCGAAGCTTCTGCGGGCACTAAAGATTTACAAAGCGTTAACACAAATCTGGCTCTCAACTGGTATATTGAGCCATCCAAGGTCAATAAAGTTTATCAAGAGATTGGCGATGAGCAGGAGGTTGTCGCGAGAATTATCACACCGGCTCTGAATGAAGTTCTTAAGGCAGCAACTCCCAAAAGAACAGCGGAGGAAATTCTCATTAAACGAGCCGACTTAAAACAAGAGATTGACCAAGAAATTAAAAAACGGCTTGCGGTTTATGGCATTCATGTGAGTGAGGTTGCCTTAGTCAATGTCGCTTTTTCGCCAGAGTTTGCCAAGGCGATCGAGGCGAAGCAAATTGCCGAACAACAAGCGAAACAAGCGGAATATGATGCACTCAAAGCGTCTAAGGAGGCACAAGCCGAAATTAACCGCGCTAAGGGACAAGCCGAGGCACAGCGATTAATGCGGCAAACTTTAACGCCAGAACTGCTCCAAAAACAAGCGATCGAAAAATGGAACGGGCAATTTCCTCAGGTGATGAGTGGGAATGGAACAATGCCGTTTATTAATGTTAGTCCCCAAAACTTATCGTCACAGCAAGGGAGTCAATAG
- a CDS encoding dicarboxylate/amino acid:cation symporter: MSHSKHKDRPFWQRIPLYLQIFIALIFAIGLGVLLGAGQPEPNNISLIKHLAIPCDLVLKALRALATPLILLAVLHSFLTAQIPGRAGRRLTVLLLTNTLAAILIGLLVANILQPGKWGRIDTSVESTSEVVKTLDPWALLQDIVPEAILKPLVDNNVLQLIFIALAFGIVLRALKSEQTAQGKRDYLPIEQVITLLFEAVIRVLHWVIALVPLAVFGIVARTVALQGFAPFKTLGAFILAVLIALLLQAGYYLIRVYFGSWVNPKQFLLGGSDALFTALSTASSTATMPITFEALIEKIGLRESSASLGALVGSNFNNDGTALYEAMSALFIAQVLNLELSLPQQLIVVITSIFASVGAAGIPEAGLVTMTLVFTAVGLPTRYIALLITVDWFLDRCRTAINVMGDMTVSALLDGKKRKLEPELSVVQQGDDLPANISE; this comes from the coding sequence ATGAGTCACTCTAAACACAAAGATCGCCCCTTTTGGCAGCGTATCCCGCTCTACCTACAAATTTTCATTGCCCTCATTTTTGCCATCGGGTTAGGGGTTTTGCTCGGTGCCGGTCAACCTGAGCCAAACAATATCTCCCTAATCAAACACCTGGCAATCCCCTGTGATTTGGTACTCAAAGCGTTACGTGCCCTCGCCACACCCCTAATTCTCCTAGCGGTACTCCACTCGTTCCTCACCGCTCAAATCCCTGGTAGAGCCGGTCGTCGCTTGACAGTTCTACTTCTCACCAACACCCTGGCAGCTATTCTCATCGGTCTTTTGGTCGCCAACATCCTGCAACCGGGCAAATGGGGTCGTATCGATACTTCGGTGGAAAGCACCTCTGAAGTCGTCAAAACCCTTGACCCTTGGGCACTACTTCAGGATATTGTGCCTGAAGCTATCCTCAAGCCTCTGGTTGATAACAATGTCCTGCAACTCATCTTCATTGCCCTCGCGTTTGGCATTGTCCTGCGTGCCTTGAAATCCGAGCAAACCGCCCAGGGAAAGAGGGATTACCTGCCAATTGAGCAAGTCATCACCCTGTTATTTGAGGCAGTGATTCGCGTACTGCATTGGGTTATTGCCCTCGTACCCCTCGCCGTTTTCGGCATTGTCGCCAGAACTGTTGCCCTTCAGGGTTTTGCTCCATTTAAAACCCTAGGTGCGTTCATTTTGGCAGTCCTGATTGCCCTGTTGTTGCAAGCTGGCTATTACCTAATCAGGGTTTACTTTGGTTCCTGGGTGAATCCGAAACAGTTCCTGCTGGGAGGGTCGGATGCTCTGTTTACCGCCTTGTCAACGGCTTCTTCAACGGCAACCATGCCGATTACCTTTGAGGCTTTAATCGAAAAAATCGGCTTGCGGGAATCCTCAGCTTCGTTGGGGGCGTTAGTTGGCAGTAACTTCAATAATGATGGCACGGCTCTGTATGAGGCAATGTCGGCTTTGTTTATTGCTCAAGTACTGAATCTAGAGTTGAGTCTCCCCCAGCAGTTGATTGTCGTAATTACGTCTATCTTTGCCTCGGTGGGTGCAGCAGGGATTCCAGAGGCGGGATTGGTAACGATGACGCTGGTATTTACAGCAGTTGGCTTGCCCACCCGGTACATCGCTTTACTGATAACTGTAGACTGGTTCCTCGATCGCTGCCGTACTGCCATTAACGTGATGGGGGATATGACGGTTAGCGCCTTACTCGATGGCAAGAAGCGCAAACTTGAGCCTGAATTGAGTGTTGTCCAACAGGGGGATGATTTGCCCGCAAACATCAGCGAGTGA